One Paenisporosarcina sp. FSL H8-0542 genomic region harbors:
- a CDS encoding YtxH domain-containing protein, with protein sequence MKASTFFVGLVSGLVAGSAVVLFSTPQSGSELRSNVKMASSDWKEKLSDVKFQISDLKQSIAGLTNTAKTDVPQTINELKQSVQQWQSETAPIQESLQNEIASIQLAMEELEKSITKHQKDASPANS encoded by the coding sequence ATGAAAGCTTCTACATTTTTTGTTGGTCTGGTTTCAGGTCTTGTGGCAGGATCAGCAGTGGTCTTATTCTCTACTCCTCAATCCGGTAGCGAATTACGTTCGAATGTCAAAATGGCATCATCTGATTGGAAAGAGAAATTATCTGACGTTAAGTTTCAAATAAGCGATTTAAAACAATCGATAGCTGGTTTAACTAATACGGCAAAGACTGATGTACCGCAAACGATTAATGAGTTGAAACAATCTGTACAACAATGGCAGTCAGAAACTGCACCTATTCAGGAAAGTCTTCAAAATGAAATTGCTTCAATTCAGTTGGCAATGGAGGAACTTGAAAAATCAATCACAAAGCATCAAAAAGATGCTTCACCAGCCAATTCATAA
- a CDS encoding tryptophan transporter: MNTKNLVLMALLVGVGAALYLIVPGFGGGMKPDFMLTMMFIGILLFPKASHVFLLALTTGVISGLFSTFPAGFLPNVIDKFITAFVFFAVVVALKHFTHKLSVSVALAGFGTLLSGIIFLSVAIFVLGVNVPFGGLVVGVVLPTVALNAIAFFFIFPIVTQLLKRSKFDTAFSN, from the coding sequence ATGAATACAAAAAATTTAGTGTTAATGGCCCTATTAGTCGGTGTAGGAGCTGCGTTGTACTTAATCGTTCCAGGTTTCGGCGGTGGAATGAAACCTGACTTCATGTTGACGATGATGTTTATTGGGATTTTATTGTTTCCAAAAGCGTCACATGTATTTTTACTCGCACTGACAACTGGCGTTATATCTGGATTATTTTCGACTTTTCCAGCTGGTTTTTTACCAAACGTGATTGATAAGTTTATTACAGCATTTGTCTTTTTTGCAGTCGTTGTGGCACTTAAACATTTCACACATAAACTTTCAGTTTCGGTCGCACTTGCAGGATTTGGTACACTTCTGTCAGGCATCATTTTCCTATCCGTTGCCATTTTTGTACTCGGAGTAAATGTTCCTTTTGGCGGTCTTGTAGTTGGGGTTGTTTTACCAACTGTAGCGTTGAATGCCATCGCATTCTTCTTTATTTTCCCGATTGTAACGCAATTGTTGAAGCGTTCAAAATTCGATACCGCTTTTTCAAACTAA
- a CDS encoding HIT family protein: MSECLFCKIVDGSIPSTKVYEDEHVLAFMDIMPLTKGHTLLIPKKHHENVYDMSSEEAGQLFSVAPKIAESIKASFQPAGLNLLNNNGAPAGQSIFHFHLHFIPRYDQTDGFKATWQTKEKQYTNEMFAEYAELIKSNIHK, translated from the coding sequence ATGAGTGAGTGTCTATTTTGCAAAATTGTAGACGGTTCAATTCCAAGTACAAAAGTATATGAAGACGAGCATGTGTTAGCCTTTATGGATATTATGCCACTGACAAAAGGGCATACGCTATTAATTCCCAAAAAACACCATGAAAATGTTTATGACATGTCATCAGAAGAAGCTGGACAATTATTTTCTGTTGCGCCAAAAATCGCTGAATCAATCAAAGCTTCTTTTCAGCCAGCCGGCTTGAATTTGCTGAATAATAATGGTGCTCCTGCAGGGCAAAGCATTTTCCACTTCCATCTTCATTTCATACCTAGATATGATCAAACTGATGGATTTAAGGCAACTTGGCAAACAAAAGAGAAGCAATATACCAATGAAATGTTCGCTGAGTATGCAGAACTGATTAAGTCAAACATACACAAGTAA
- a CDS encoding ABC transporter ATP-binding protein, with amino-acid sequence MNVLEVNAVTGGYTRKPVIHDLSFSIAPGELVGLIGLNGAGKSTTIKHIIGLMNPKDGEIRLNEVTMKENMDVYRSSFSYIPETPVLYDELTLKEHLELTAMAYGLDEATLAARSEVLLKEFRMEKRLNWFPSHFSKGMRQKVMIMCAFLVNPSLYIIDEPFVGLDPLGIQSLLDQMNEKKQTGASVLMSTHILSTAERYCDRILLLHNGRIRAQGTMNDLRAAFNMPLATLDDLYIAMTKEQDHE; translated from the coding sequence ATGAACGTATTGGAAGTAAACGCAGTAACAGGTGGCTATACACGGAAACCAGTCATTCATGATTTATCCTTTTCCATTGCCCCCGGTGAATTAGTGGGCTTAATAGGATTGAACGGGGCAGGGAAAAGTACAACCATTAAGCACATAATTGGGTTGATGAATCCAAAAGATGGAGAAATTCGACTAAACGAAGTGACAATGAAGGAAAATATGGACGTCTATCGTTCATCGTTTTCATATATCCCGGAAACTCCCGTTTTGTATGACGAACTAACATTAAAAGAACATTTGGAACTGACTGCGATGGCCTATGGGTTAGATGAAGCAACTTTGGCAGCGCGTTCAGAAGTATTGTTGAAAGAATTCCGCATGGAAAAACGGTTAAATTGGTTTCCATCACATTTTTCAAAAGGAATGCGACAAAAAGTCATGATTATGTGTGCCTTTTTAGTAAATCCTTCATTATATATTATCGATGAGCCTTTCGTTGGACTCGATCCACTGGGCATTCAATCTTTACTGGATCAAATGAATGAAAAAAAACAAACTGGCGCATCTGTCCTCATGTCTACGCATATTTTATCGACAGCTGAACGCTACTGCGATCGTATTTTGTTATTGCACAACGGTCGCATTCGTGCGCAAGGGACGATGAATGATTTACGGGCAGCGTTCAATATGCCACTTGCTACTCTTGATGATTTGTACATCGCAATGACGAAGGAGCAAGACCATGAATAA
- a CDS encoding ABC transporter permease produces the protein MNNLHDVWRIRFIHYINELQKYMKYVFTGHLAIVFVFVLGAGGYQYSEWLKSAPTDFPATWLVSIVIGLLLAYSPPTTLIREPDQVYLLPLESKLMSYMKKALAWSFWSQIFLVLLPLVVAIPLLTQVGQVKPMTIGMVLITIVLLKFWNGQIEFAFQWANSGKRIWGDRSIRALISISTIIATFTLVPFYLVLLIFPIGFYSLWIKQVKGQPFPYEHFVKMEQNRMLRFYRFANYFTDVPHVRGSIHRRPWMDVMYRLIPFQEGNAQNYLVFRTFVRTDDTFYLWLRLTALSAIGAAFIGIPVVVMIFVGALAFASAIQIKQALSSSSEFRMDMLYPLDESARKKAVLKLVRVVQVLQAIIVLIAVLLTGVEQGILYALPLIVVVVSEITLRMSK, from the coding sequence ATGAATAACCTGCATGATGTATGGCGAATACGGTTTATTCATTATATAAATGAACTACAGAAATACATGAAATATGTATTTACAGGACATCTAGCAATTGTCTTTGTGTTTGTCCTTGGAGCGGGTGGTTATCAATATAGTGAATGGTTGAAGTCTGCACCAACTGATTTTCCGGCTACATGGCTAGTATCTATTGTAATCGGACTATTATTGGCATATAGTCCGCCTACCACATTGATTCGTGAACCGGACCAGGTATATTTATTGCCTTTGGAATCAAAGTTAATGTCATATATGAAGAAAGCGTTAGCTTGGTCATTTTGGTCTCAGATATTTCTAGTCTTACTGCCATTAGTTGTTGCCATTCCTTTACTTACACAAGTAGGACAAGTCAAACCAATGACGATTGGTATGGTTCTTATCACCATTGTATTGTTGAAATTTTGGAATGGCCAAATTGAGTTTGCCTTCCAGTGGGCTAATTCAGGCAAGAGAATCTGGGGAGATCGTTCTATACGTGCCTTAATTTCTATATCTACAATCATAGCCACTTTCACACTGGTTCCCTTTTATTTGGTGCTATTGATTTTCCCAATTGGTTTTTATAGTCTTTGGATTAAGCAGGTTAAGGGACAACCATTCCCGTATGAGCACTTTGTGAAAATGGAACAAAATCGTATGTTGCGTTTTTATAGATTTGCTAATTATTTCACGGATGTTCCTCATGTACGGGGAAGCATTCACCGTCGTCCCTGGATGGATGTCATGTATCGATTGATTCCATTCCAAGAGGGAAACGCACAAAATTACTTAGTGTTTCGTACTTTTGTTCGTACAGATGATACTTTCTACTTATGGCTTCGCTTAACTGCACTTTCTGCAATAGGTGCGGCATTTATTGGCATTCCTGTTGTTGTAATGATTTTTGTAGGAGCTTTGGCATTTGCTTCTGCTATTCAAATCAAACAAGCCCTATCGTCATCAAGTGAATTCCGAATGGATATGCTTTATCCTTTGGACGAAAGTGCGCGGAAGAAAGCGGTGTTGAAATTAGTAAGAGTTGTACAAGTTTTGCAAGCAATAATCGTACTGATTGCTGTGCTTCTTACTGGCGTAGAGCAAGGAATTTTATATGCTTTGCCTCTAATTGTCGTAGTAGTTAGTGAGATTACCTTAAGGATGAGTAAATAG
- a CDS encoding DUF3298 domain-containing protein, whose amino-acid sequence MDLPVTIAHKVLQKQTPKVNVYYPFVIGLANRQAEMKINSVIVSTMNNTMVELGFHEPFLQEMVGQFEIKTNERNILSLTLTVYGFTGGAHGNTIVKALSFDVTTGRQYELKDLFKPDSDYVTVLSKIIGQKIKDWDIQLLEPFTKIRPDQDFYFADHSLVIYFQQYEITAYVWGFPYFPIPILDIQNIIQPDGPLEKLLPF is encoded by the coding sequence ATGGATTTACCTGTTACCATAGCTCACAAAGTTCTTCAAAAGCAAACACCTAAAGTTAACGTATACTATCCTTTTGTAATTGGTCTCGCCAATCGACAAGCGGAAATGAAAATCAATTCCGTCATTGTTTCAACAATGAATAACACTATGGTCGAACTTGGATTTCATGAGCCATTTCTACAGGAAATGGTCGGACAATTTGAAATCAAGACAAACGAACGAAATATTTTAAGTCTGACATTAACCGTTTATGGGTTTACCGGTGGCGCTCACGGCAATACCATAGTCAAAGCACTGTCGTTTGATGTAACTACAGGAAGACAGTATGAATTAAAAGATTTATTTAAACCAGATAGTGATTACGTCACAGTTTTATCGAAAATCATTGGACAGAAAATCAAAGATTGGGATATTCAATTGCTTGAACCATTCACAAAAATCAGGCCAGATCAAGATTTCTACTTTGCTGACCATTCACTGGTCATTTACTTCCAGCAATACGAAATCACCGCTTACGTCTGGGGCTTCCCATACTTCCCTATTCCGATTCTTGACATTCAAAATATCATTCAGCCAGATGGTCCACTCGAAAAATTACTGCCCTTCTGA
- a CDS encoding M20 family metallopeptidase, translating to MKNQLFEKLDAAFEEMLVIRRYLHMHPEVSFQETNTAKYIQDYYADLGIEFTANVGGNGVVARVKGALPGKTVALRADFDALPIQDEKDVSYKSTVPGVMHACGHDGHTATLLVLGKTLHQMREQLSGEYVLIHQHAEEYAPGGAKPMIEAGCLEGVDAIFGTHLWSLTPAGTIEYRVGPVMAAADRFEITIQGRGGHGASPHQTKDSVVIGAQLVTNLQQIVSRRVSPVESAVLSVGSFVAENAFNVIADSAKLIGTVRTFNPEVRDLIEKEMERVIQGTCHSNDCTYEFSYERGYNAVVNHVAETQFLKELAEHVPGVSEVRETEQHMGGEDFGYYLEKVPGTFFFTGAQPQGEMFPHHHPKFDFDESAMLIAAKTLGAAVVDYQDVK from the coding sequence GTGAAGAATCAATTATTTGAAAAACTAGATGCGGCATTTGAGGAAATGTTAGTCATCCGCAGATATTTACATATGCATCCTGAAGTTTCATTTCAAGAGACAAATACAGCAAAATACATTCAAGATTACTATGCAGATTTAGGTATTGAGTTCACAGCAAATGTTGGCGGAAATGGTGTAGTTGCACGAGTCAAAGGTGCTTTGCCAGGTAAAACTGTTGCCCTGCGTGCGGACTTCGATGCATTGCCAATTCAGGACGAGAAAGATGTCTCGTATAAATCGACGGTTCCTGGCGTTATGCATGCTTGCGGTCACGATGGTCATACCGCTACTTTATTAGTTCTTGGAAAAACATTGCATCAAATGCGCGAACAACTTTCCGGAGAATACGTACTCATTCATCAACATGCGGAAGAGTATGCGCCTGGTGGAGCGAAACCAATGATTGAGGCAGGCTGTTTAGAGGGTGTAGATGCCATTTTTGGTACACATTTGTGGTCACTGACTCCTGCAGGAACAATTGAATACAGAGTCGGACCGGTCATGGCCGCAGCTGACCGATTCGAAATTACAATTCAAGGTCGCGGAGGACACGGAGCCAGCCCCCACCAAACAAAAGATTCAGTTGTAATCGGTGCTCAACTAGTTACTAACCTGCAACAAATCGTCTCTCGTCGAGTGAGTCCAGTGGAATCGGCCGTATTATCTGTGGGTTCTTTTGTAGCCGAGAATGCATTCAATGTCATTGCGGATTCAGCGAAGTTAATTGGAACAGTCCGTACATTCAATCCTGAAGTCCGTGATCTTATTGAAAAAGAAATGGAACGTGTCATTCAAGGAACATGCCATTCGAATGATTGCACATACGAATTTTCATATGAGCGTGGTTACAACGCTGTCGTTAACCATGTTGCTGAAACTCAATTTTTGAAAGAACTGGCTGAACATGTGCCAGGTGTCAGTGAAGTCCGTGAAACTGAACAACATATGGGCGGTGAAGATTTTGGTTACTATTTGGAAAAAGTACCAGGTACATTCTTCTTTACCGGGGCGCAACCGCAAGGAGAAATGTTCCCACATCATCATCCCAAATTTGATTTTGATGAAAGTGCCATGTTGATTGCGGCAAAAACATTAGGTGCAGCAGTCGTAGATTATCAAGACGTAAAATAA
- the liaF gene encoding cell wall-active antibiotics response protein LiaF has product MGAILLSLNLGVFNLQETPWTTFIIPGILIVLGLIALDSYIKKDRQGISLVWGLFAALYGILITLGILDYFEFAYRDWLKLWPILFVAIGVHQLFKRPLQEKKKKIITINTSKNSEKKSFHSPDWELGPLQLTKNVAEYFFDFSKAIIPPGETPIQLTGFVGEIHMLIPEHIGAHITIKANVGEVELFDQLDKGLGSDLVYETPNFETSEKRLRIFIKYNVVDVKIHGV; this is encoded by the coding sequence ATGGGTGCGATTTTACTTAGTTTGAATTTAGGTGTATTTAACTTACAAGAGACTCCCTGGACAACTTTTATTATTCCAGGAATCCTTATTGTGCTTGGATTGATTGCTCTGGATAGTTATATCAAAAAAGATCGCCAAGGTATTTCCTTAGTTTGGGGACTGTTTGCCGCTTTGTACGGAATTCTTATTACATTGGGAATACTGGATTATTTTGAATTTGCATATAGAGACTGGTTGAAATTATGGCCGATTTTATTTGTTGCTATAGGTGTACATCAACTATTCAAACGGCCTTTACAAGAGAAAAAGAAGAAAATCATTACAATTAATACATCAAAAAATAGTGAAAAGAAATCTTTTCACAGTCCTGATTGGGAATTAGGGCCTCTACAATTAACAAAAAATGTGGCTGAATATTTTTTTGACTTTTCAAAGGCAATTATTCCGCCTGGCGAGACTCCGATACAATTAACTGGTTTTGTAGGAGAAATCCATATGTTAATCCCTGAACATATCGGTGCTCATATTACGATTAAAGCGAATGTAGGTGAAGTTGAATTATTCGACCAACTGGATAAAGGACTTGGTTCAGACCTCGTTTATGAAACACCAAACTTTGAAACTTCAGAAAAACGTCTGAGAATATTCATTAAGTACAATGTCGTCGATGTTAAAATTCATGGCGTCTAG
- a CDS encoding histidine kinase: MKSFHVESIKQGWRLARDVSIFLFAILQLYVYFIPYPFITIKGSIVVPIIVFIVIATYEMIRGYRRDNHLSSRHRDLLAGFGMLQNGKYRTRLPVQGNDELGLLEEGFNELAEQMNVQLRTLQRLVDQNVMMIKQAEQAAMTEERQKIARELHDAVSQQLFALSMLSSAAERTVLQNPERAVSIIQQISVLSVKTLNEMRALLLHLRPMDLQNKTLFVALSELLEELETRTDVKFDLKFPEESCLSQGSEEHVYRIVQEVLANCLRHAEATHVKILAELSSSQFVLTIRDDGRGFDSAKKKQTSYGLMTIRERCEEVGGTARLHSKEGEGTEWLFQIPCQPLKGGMRDETDSNWHNG, encoded by the coding sequence ATGAAGTCATTTCATGTTGAATCAATTAAACAAGGCTGGCGGCTTGCACGTGATGTCTCCATTTTCCTATTCGCCATTCTTCAACTATATGTTTATTTCATTCCGTACCCATTTATTACTATAAAAGGTTCTATTGTAGTGCCTATCATCGTTTTTATAGTAATCGCTACGTACGAAATGATCCGGGGATATCGAAGGGACAATCATTTATCAAGTCGCCACCGCGATCTACTGGCCGGTTTTGGCATGTTGCAAAACGGCAAATACCGTACCCGTCTTCCCGTTCAAGGAAATGACGAGCTTGGGTTGCTCGAAGAAGGTTTTAATGAGTTGGCAGAACAAATGAATGTCCAATTAAGAACTTTACAACGTCTAGTGGATCAGAATGTCATGATGATCAAACAAGCTGAACAAGCTGCAATGACGGAAGAACGTCAAAAAATTGCACGTGAATTGCATGATGCTGTCAGTCAGCAATTGTTTGCCTTATCGATGCTGTCCTCTGCTGCAGAGAGAACAGTTCTACAAAATCCTGAAAGAGCTGTATCCATTATTCAGCAAATATCTGTTCTATCCGTTAAAACCCTCAATGAAATGCGAGCTCTATTGCTTCATTTAAGACCAATGGATTTACAAAATAAAACCCTCTTTGTGGCACTTTCAGAGTTACTCGAAGAGTTGGAGACGAGGACTGATGTTAAATTCGACCTTAAATTCCCAGAAGAGTCCTGCTTGTCTCAAGGAAGTGAAGAGCATGTGTACAGAATTGTGCAGGAAGTGCTTGCCAATTGTCTTCGTCATGCAGAAGCCACACATGTAAAAATTTTAGCGGAACTCAGTAGTTCACAATTTGTATTGACTATCAGAGACGACGGAAGAGGGTTTGATTCGGCAAAGAAGAAGCAAACATCATATGGATTGATGACGATACGAGAACGCTGTGAAGAAGTAGGCGGCACTGCCCGTTTGCACTCAAAAGAAGGGGAAGGAACGGAGTGGCTTTTCCAGATTCCTTGCCAACCTTTAAAAGGAGGTATGCGTGATGAAACCGATTCGAATTGGCATAACGGATGA
- a CDS encoding response regulator transcription factor — protein MKPIRIGITDDHEMVRLGLVSYFMTEPGIEVVGEARSGKEGIALAKKHLPDVMLMDLLMEDGNGIEATKEILAFHPTCKIMILTSYYDEEQVFPALEAGAFSYLLKTLPAHKISEAIHDAVKGQATIAPKVTDLMMKKLRPKERFLHDDLTERELDVLKCLGDGLSNQEIGGKLFIGIKTVKTHVSNILGKLECADRTQAAVYANRNGILHGKE, from the coding sequence ATGAAACCGATTCGAATTGGCATAACGGATGATCATGAAATGGTCCGACTGGGATTGGTATCTTATTTTATGACAGAACCGGGAATCGAAGTTGTTGGAGAAGCGAGAAGTGGTAAAGAAGGAATCGCCTTAGCTAAAAAACATCTGCCCGATGTGATGCTGATGGACTTGTTAATGGAAGATGGCAATGGAATCGAAGCGACAAAAGAAATCCTGGCTTTTCATCCAACATGTAAAATCATGATATTAACGAGCTATTATGATGAAGAACAAGTATTTCCAGCGCTCGAAGCAGGGGCTTTCAGCTATTTATTGAAAACGTTACCAGCCCATAAAATTTCTGAGGCGATTCATGATGCCGTTAAAGGGCAGGCGACGATTGCCCCTAAAGTGACTGACTTGATGATGAAAAAGCTGCGTCCTAAAGAGCGGTTTCTTCACGATGATTTAACGGAGCGGGAATTGGATGTATTAAAATGCCTAGGGGACGGGCTTAGTAACCAGGAAATTGGGGGAAAGTTATTCATTGGCATCAAAACAGTGAAGACTCACGTGAGCAATATTTTAGGGAAGCTTGAATGTGCCGACCGTACTCAAGCGGCTGTTTATGCCAATCGCAATGGGATCTTGCACGGGAAAGAATAA
- a CDS encoding SRPBCC family protein has product MPVIIHITYIKAPIEVCFNLARSVEAHMQTTSQTNERAVDGVITGLLEKGDCVTWEATHFGVKQRLTAKIIEMVRPNFFIDVQVKGAFQSFTHTHEFTEIHYGTMMKDTFVYHAPFGIIGRVADKLFLEKYMQGFIESRSNELKHLAELRMREMKSE; this is encoded by the coding sequence ATGCCTGTTATCATACACATTACTTACATAAAAGCACCGATTGAAGTGTGTTTCAATCTTGCCAGAAGCGTTGAAGCGCATATGCAAACTACCTCTCAAACAAATGAAAGGGCAGTTGATGGCGTAATAACAGGATTATTGGAAAAAGGTGATTGTGTCACTTGGGAAGCCACTCATTTTGGAGTGAAACAGAGGTTAACTGCCAAAATTATAGAGATGGTTAGACCCAATTTTTTTATAGATGTTCAAGTTAAAGGAGCTTTTCAATCATTTACACATACGCACGAATTTACGGAAATCCATTACGGAACAATGATGAAAGATACATTTGTCTATCATGCACCATTCGGCATCATTGGGCGCGTGGCAGATAAACTGTTTTTGGAAAAGTACATGCAAGGATTTATTGAATCCCGTTCGAATGAGCTAAAGCATCTGGCAGAATTACGAATGAGGGAAATGAAGTCAGAATAA
- a CDS encoding DUF2642 domain-containing protein has product MDDQQQSVEFVSNFDPFVYQTLTSAVGGKIVVQLSNNSVVTGVLKEVVPDHIVVEKNGTPFYVRIQQIIWVSPASHK; this is encoded by the coding sequence ATGGATGATCAACAACAGTCCGTAGAATTTGTCAGCAATTTTGATCCTTTTGTGTACCAGACGTTAACGTCAGCTGTAGGAGGAAAAATTGTTGTTCAATTATCAAATAACAGTGTGGTCACAGGTGTACTTAAAGAGGTTGTGCCCGATCATATCGTAGTAGAAAAAAATGGAACACCATTTTACGTTCGTATCCAACAAATTATTTGGGTGTCTCCAGCTTCTCATAAATAA
- a CDS encoding manganese catalase family protein: MFKRVNRLAIELPVPEYGDANAAAAVQELLGGKFGEMSTLNNYMYQSFNFRQKTKFKPFYDLVASITAEEFGHVELVSNTINILNKGISFAGDPDLTPLQNGKDLRNTYALIATAQTSMAGDSMGNPWRGDHVFSSGNLVLDLLHNFFLECGARTHKMRVYEMTSHETAREMIGYLLVRGGTHVLAYAKAIEMATGVDITRMLPIPNLDNRSFDHAVKYEDRGLGNVLFTWNDEGQYKDIRSIWKGDNPSNGQPLVVQDGIPKGGPIPDLDDLPEEFAPGIGPDEYQQIAKRLMANM; the protein is encoded by the coding sequence ATGTTTAAACGCGTAAATAGGCTGGCAATCGAGTTGCCTGTACCCGAATATGGCGATGCAAACGCAGCCGCAGCCGTTCAAGAACTTTTGGGTGGTAAATTCGGAGAAATGTCGACTTTGAATAACTATATGTATCAGTCATTCAATTTTCGTCAAAAAACGAAATTTAAACCATTTTATGACTTAGTCGCAAGTATTACCGCTGAAGAATTTGGACATGTTGAGCTGGTTTCCAATACCATCAATATCTTGAACAAAGGTATTTCTTTTGCAGGTGATCCTGATTTGACACCATTGCAAAATGGTAAAGATTTACGAAATACTTACGCGCTCATAGCAACCGCCCAAACTTCGATGGCAGGGGATTCCATGGGTAATCCATGGCGCGGTGACCATGTGTTTTCTAGCGGAAACTTAGTGCTGGATCTGTTGCATAATTTTTTCTTGGAATGTGGAGCAAGAACCCATAAAATGCGCGTTTATGAAATGACGAGTCACGAAACAGCGAGAGAAATGATTGGTTATCTTCTCGTACGCGGTGGCACGCACGTACTTGCGTATGCGAAAGCCATTGAAATGGCCACCGGTGTTGATATAACAAGAATGCTTCCAATACCGAATCTGGATAATCGGTCATTTGATCATGCGGTAAAATATGAAGATCGTGGTTTAGGAAATGTTCTCTTTACATGGAATGATGAAGGGCAGTATAAAGATATTCGCTCTATCTGGAAAGGCGATAATCCGAGTAACGGTCAGCCACTTGTTGTTCAAGATGGTATTCCTAAAGGTGGCCCAATTCCGGACCTTGACGATTTACCCGAAGAGTTTGCCCCAGGCATTGGGCCGGATGAATATCAACAAATTGCCAAACGTTTAATGGCTAACATGTAG
- a CDS encoding antibiotic biosynthesis monooxygenase, protein MNIYLTSGTPEFMNSLKEKHAGEKMVVLHGQGNAVLLHETSGKTVFQTPRKYEVIDSSGELSDQGYFVFNNIPVTEEGRPIFEHRFTNRPRAIENEPGFIAIRVLRPVGSDTYIILTEWTGAGSFEAWQNSQAYNKAHEKRGTDEGIDKRPNIFSSASYVTTYKTAKKTDEA, encoded by the coding sequence ATGAATATTTATTTGACGTCAGGTACACCTGAATTCATGAATTCTTTAAAGGAAAAACATGCGGGAGAAAAGATGGTCGTCCTACACGGACAAGGAAATGCAGTGCTACTTCATGAAACAAGTGGCAAAACAGTTTTTCAAACACCGCGTAAGTATGAAGTCATCGACTCTTCAGGTGAATTAAGTGACCAGGGCTACTTCGTTTTCAACAATATCCCAGTAACGGAAGAAGGTCGCCCGATTTTTGAACACCGATTCACAAATCGTCCGCGTGCTATTGAAAATGAGCCAGGATTTATTGCAATCCGCGTATTGCGTCCAGTCGGTTCGGACACATACATCATTTTGACGGAATGGACTGGTGCAGGCTCATTCGAAGCTTGGCAGAATTCACAAGCTTATAACAAGGCACATGAAAAACGAGGTACCGATGAAGGCATCGACAAACGTCCAAATATCTTCTCAAGTGCTTCTTATGTTACAACTTATAAAACTGCAAAAAAGACAGACGAAGCTTAA